The Manis javanica isolate MJ-LG chromosome 6, MJ_LKY, whole genome shotgun sequence genome contains a region encoding:
- the BIRC2 gene encoding baculoviral IAP repeat-containing protein 2: protein MDDRAILSNWTVGSKQKMKYDFSCELYRMSTYSAFPAGVPVSERSLARAGFYYTGVNDKVKCFCCGLMLDNWKQGDNPVEKHKQLYPSCSFIQNLVSVASLESASNNTSPMRSSFTHCLSPSLGLSSSFSDSYSNLSPNPVNSRAVEDFSPLRTNPYSYAMSTEEARFLTYHMWPLTFLSPLELARAGFYYLGPGDRVACFACGGTLSNWEPKDDAMSEHRRHFPSCPFLENSVEMLRFSISNLSMQTHAARLRTFVCWPSSVPVQPEQLASAGFYYVGRNDDVKCFCCDGGLRCWESGDDPWVEHAKWFPRCEFLIRMKGQEFVDEIQARYPHLLEQLLSTSDAPGDENVDPPIYFGPGESSSEDAVMMNTPVVKAALEMGFSRSLVKQTVQRKILTTGENYKTVNDVVSALLNAEIEKREEEKERQTEEIASDDLSLIRRNRMALFQQLTCVLPILDNLLKANVINKQEHDIIKQKTQIPLQARELIDTILVKGNAAANIFKTCLKEIDSALYENLFVEKNMKYIPTEDVSGLSLEEQLRRLQEERTCKVCMDKEVSVVFIPCGHLVVCQECAPSLRKCPICRGIIKGTVRTFLS from the exons ATGGATGATAGGGCGATCTTATCAAATTGGACAGTTGGcagcaaacaaaaaatgaaatatgatttTTCATGTGAACTGTACCGAATGTCTACATACTCAGCTTTCCCTGCGGGTGTTCCTGTCTCAGAGAGGAGTCTTGCTCGTGCTGGTTTTTATTACACTGGTGTGAATGACAAGGTCAAATGTTTCTGTTGTGGCCTGATGCTGGATAACTGGAAGCAAGGAGACAATCCTGTTGAAAAACATAAACAGCTGTATCCTAGCTGTAGCTTTATTCAGAATCTGGTTTCTGTTGCTAGTCTGGAATCCGCCTCTAACAATACTTCTCCAATGAGAAGCAGTTTTACACATTGTTTGTCTCCCAGTTTGGGACTTAGTAGCTCATTCAGTGATTCGTATTCCAACCTTTCACCAAACCCTGTTAATTCTAGAGCAGTTGAAGACTTCTCCCCATTGAGGACTAACCCTTACAGTTATGCAATGAGTACCGAAGAAGCCAGATTTCTTACTTATCATATGTGGCCATTAACCTTCTTGTCACCATTAGAATTGGCAAGAGCTGGCTTTTATTACTTAGGACCCGGAGATAGGGTGGCCTGCTTTGCCTGTGGTGGGACACTAAGTAACTGGGAGCCGAAGGATGATGCCATGTCAGAACATCGGAGACATTTCCCCAGTTGTCCATTTTTGGAAAATTCTGTGGAAATGCTGAGGTTTAGCATTTCAAATTTGAGCATGCAGACGCATGCAGCAAGACTGAGAACATTCGTGTGCTGGCCCTCCAGTGTACCAGTTCAGCCTGAGCAGCTTGCAAGTGCCGGTTTCTATTATGTGG gtcgCAATGATGATGTCAAATGCTTTTGTTGTGATGGTGGCTTAAGGTGTTGGGAATCTGGAGATGACCCATGGGTAGAACATGCCAAGTGGTTTCCAAG ATGTGAGTTCTTGATACGCATGAAAGGGCAAGAATTTGTTGATGAGATTCAAGCTAGATATCCTCACCTCCTTGAACAG CTCTTGTCAACTTCTGATGCTCCTGGAGATGAAAATGTTGATCCACCAA TTTATTTTGGACCTGGAGAAAGTTCTTCCGAAGATGCAGTCATGATGAATACGCCTGTGGTTAAAGCTGCCTTAGAAATGGGCTTCAGTAGAAGCTTGGTAAAACAGACAGTTCAGCGTAAAATCCTAACAACTGGAGAGAATTACAAAACAGTTAATGATGTTGTGTCAGCACTTCTTAATGctgaaattgaaaaaagagaagaggagaaggaaagacaAACTGAAGAAATCGCATCAG atgatTTGTCATTAATTCGGAGGAATAGAATGGCTCTCTTTCAGCAGTTGACGTGTGTGCTTCCTATCCTGGATAATCTTTTAAAGGCCAATGTAATTAATAAACAGGAACATGAtattattaaacaaaaaacacagataCCTTTACAAGCAAGAGAACTAATTGATACCATTTTAGTTAAAGGAAATGCTGCTGCCAACATCTTCAAAACTTGTCTAAAAGAAATTGACTCTGCATTATATGAGAATTTATTTG TGGAAAAGAATATGAAGTATATTCCAACAGAAGATGTTTCAG gtCTGTCACTGGAAGAACAGTTGAGGAGACTGCAAGAAGAACGAACTTGTAAAGTGTGTATGGACAAAGAGGTTTCCGTGGTGTTCATTCCTTGTGGCCATCTGGTAGTATGCCAAGAATGTGCCCCTTCTCTAAGAAAATGTCCTATTTGCAGGGGTATAATTAAGGGTACTGTTCGTACATTTCTCTCGTAA